The stretch of DNA CGCAAACTGCTGGAGATGGCGCGGGCGCTCCTGACCGACCCCGACATGCTCCTCCTCGACGAACCGTTCGCGGGCGTCAACCCGACGCTGGAGAATCGACTCCTCGAACACATCCACGACCTCCGCGACCAGGGGTACACGTTCCTCCTGGTCGAACACGACATGGACCTCATCATGAACAACTGTCGGCACGTGATCGTGATGCACCAAGGGAGGATTCTGACCGAAGGGACGCCCGCGGAGATCAAATCGAACGAGGAGGTCATCGAGGCGTATCTGGGGGGTGACGTATGAGCCTGCTGACCGTCCGCGACCTCGACGCCGGCTACGGCGACCTCCAGATCCTGAGCGGCGTCGATATGGACGTCGGCGCCGAGGAGTACGTCACCATCGTCGGCCCGAACGGCGCCGGCAAGTCGACGGTGATGAAGTCGGTTTTCGGTCTCACTACCTACATGGGTGGGGAGGTGACCTTCGACGGCGAGGACATCACCGGTCGCCCCCCCGAGGAGATCATCCACGAGGGGATCGGCTACGTCCCACAGTCGGACAACGTGTTCGCGTCGCTGTCGGTCCGGGAGAACTTGGAGATGGGCGCGTACATCCTCGACGACGTCCCGGCGGACCGCCTGCAGGCGGTGTTCGACCGGTTCCCGATCCTCGAGGAACGACAGG from Haloplanus salinus encodes:
- a CDS encoding ABC transporter ATP-binding protein, producing MSLLTVRDLDAGYGDLQILSGVDMDVGAEEYVTIVGPNGAGKSTVMKSVFGLTTYMGGEVTFDGEDITGRPPEEIIHEGIGYVPQSDNVFASLSVRENLEMGAYILDDVPADRLQAVFDRFPILEERQAQAAGTMSGGQRQMLAMGRALMLDPALLLLDEPSAGLAPDLVDEMFDRIDEINDAGTAILMVEQNAKEALRRCDRGYVLANGQNRFEGDGRTLLGDEEVRQQFLGG